In a genomic window of Comamonadaceae bacterium OTU4NAUVB1:
- a CDS encoding tripartite tricarboxylate transporter substrate binding protein, whose translation MLAVAAPRPAAAQPAPWPTRPVTFVVPFAPGGGTDIAARLLATRLGQKWGQSVVVDNRTGAGGLVGAEMVVKAKPDGYTMLIGNVGTQSINPSLYKMPYDADRAFAPVSLFAELPFALVVNPKVPAKTPKELIALARAEPDKFTYASSGSGGSPHLTAEIFQQAAGVKFVHVPYKGGGPAMADLMAGHVDMLFASILETSGYVKAGKLRALAVTSAQRSPAMPEVPTLAELGVPDAESGSWVALLAPAGTPPALLDKVSADVRDVVALPDMRQALIAQGATPRGSTPAELQKTIDTDRKRYGQVIKARGVKVE comes from the coding sequence ATGCTGGCCGTCGCCGCGCCGCGCCCGGCCGCCGCGCAGCCGGCGCCCTGGCCGACGCGGCCGGTGACCTTCGTCGTGCCCTTCGCGCCCGGCGGCGGCACCGACATCGCCGCGCGGCTGCTGGCCACGCGGCTCGGGCAGAAGTGGGGCCAGTCGGTGGTGGTGGACAACCGCACCGGGGCGGGCGGGCTGGTGGGCGCGGAGATGGTCGTCAAGGCGAAGCCCGACGGCTACACGATGCTCATCGGCAACGTCGGCACGCAGTCGATCAATCCGTCGCTCTACAAGATGCCCTACGACGCCGACCGCGCCTTCGCGCCGGTGTCGCTGTTCGCCGAGCTGCCCTTCGCCCTCGTCGTCAACCCCAAGGTGCCGGCGAAGACGCCCAAGGAGCTGATCGCGCTGGCCAGGGCCGAGCCCGACAAGTTCACCTACGCCAGCTCCGGCAGCGGCGGCTCGCCGCACCTGACGGCGGAGATCTTCCAGCAGGCCGCCGGCGTGAAGTTCGTGCACGTGCCCTACAAGGGCGGTGGCCCGGCCATGGCGGACCTGATGGCGGGCCACGTCGACATGCTGTTCGCCTCCATCCTGGAGACCTCCGGCTACGTCAAGGCCGGCAAGCTGCGCGCCCTGGCCGTGACCAGCGCGCAGCGCTCGCCGGCCATGCCGGAGGTGCCCACGCTGGCCGAACTGGGCGTGCCGGATGCCGAATCGGGCTCGTGGGTGGCGCTCCTGGCGCCGGCCGGCACGCCGCCGGCGCTGCTCGACAAGGTGTCGGCCGATGTCCGCGACGTCGTGGCGCTGCCCGACATGCGGCAGGCCCTGATCGCGCAGGGCGCCACGCCGCGCGGCAGCACGCCGGCCGAACTCCAGAAGACCATCGACACGGACAGGAAGCGCTATGGCCAGGTGATCAAGGCGCGCGGCGTCAAGGTCGAATGA
- a CDS encoding PAS domain S-box protein, translated as MPARHHLQQVIESAIDFAIVVTDRDGVITDWNKGAELILGWRSEDIVGASVACIFTPDDRARGRPQEEMRLAIADGRASDERWHQRRDGSRFWASGELMPWRDADSVHLGYVKILRDRTRQHETGRQLRESQDRFRTLLETIETAFAIVEVTFDADDRAVDYRFIEANPAFERQAGVNLRGKWVTEFAPDLERFWFDTYGRVALTGEPADFERYAKPFGRWFQVRAIRVGEPAERQIAIFFDDVTERRAAQERLQASEAHARENAERVQLALAAGAIVGTWNWDIPNDRFTVDEAFAATFGLDPALGRNGLGIARIVERVHPDDQAGLAAAIDAAIRNGGAYAHQYRVRRADGRYCWIEANGRVHRAADGTPSDFPGVLLDVQERRALQEERKRNAAALRALNETLEQRVVERTTELMRAEEQLRQAQKMEAVGQLTGGLAHDFNNLLAGISGALELMKLRTRQGRFDDLERYVQVAQGATRRAAGLTHRLLAFSRRQTLTPKPTDVNRLVAGMEELVRRAIGPAIALEVAGPPGLWPALIDPGQLENALLNLCINARDAMPDGGRIAIETANESLDAVTAGGCGLPEGPYLALRVTDTGTGMPPEVVARVFEPFFTTKPIGQGTGLGLSMIHGFAQQSGGQVRIDSEVGRGTTVCLYMPRHDGDIGGDEAVPAPVDAARAGQGQTVLIVDDEPAVRMLVVEVLEDLGYAALEAEDSASGLRLLQSGARIDLLVTDVGLPGGMNGRQMADAARVRRPDLKVLFITGYAESSVLGGGCLEVGMHVLTKPFPIETLGSTIRALIDAGPAPDAEPA; from the coding sequence ATGCCCGCGCGCCACCACCTCCAGCAAGTCATCGAAAGCGCCATCGACTTCGCGATCGTCGTCACCGACCGCGACGGCGTGATCACCGACTGGAACAAGGGCGCCGAACTCATCCTGGGCTGGCGCTCCGAGGACATCGTCGGCGCGTCGGTCGCCTGCATCTTCACCCCGGACGATCGCGCCAGGGGCCGTCCGCAGGAGGAGATGCGCCTGGCGATCGCCGACGGCCGCGCCAGCGACGAGCGCTGGCACCAGCGCCGCGACGGCAGCCGCTTCTGGGCCTCGGGCGAACTGATGCCGTGGCGCGACGCCGACAGCGTGCACCTGGGCTACGTCAAGATCCTGCGCGACCGCACGCGCCAGCACGAGACCGGCCGGCAGCTGCGCGAGTCCCAGGACCGCTTCAGGACGCTGCTGGAGACGATCGAGACCGCCTTTGCCATCGTGGAGGTGACGTTCGACGCCGACGATCGCGCGGTGGACTACCGCTTCATCGAGGCCAATCCCGCCTTCGAACGCCAGGCCGGCGTCAACCTGCGCGGGAAGTGGGTGACCGAGTTCGCGCCCGACCTCGAGCGCTTCTGGTTCGACACCTACGGCCGGGTCGCCCTGACCGGCGAGCCGGCGGACTTCGAGCGCTACGCCAAGCCGTTCGGGCGCTGGTTCCAGGTCCGGGCCATCCGCGTGGGCGAGCCGGCCGAGCGCCAGATCGCGATCTTCTTCGACGACGTCACCGAGCGGCGCGCGGCGCAGGAGCGGCTGCAGGCGAGCGAGGCGCACGCCCGCGAGAACGCCGAGCGCGTGCAGCTCGCGCTGGCGGCGGGCGCGATCGTCGGGACCTGGAACTGGGACATCCCGAACGACCGTTTCACCGTCGACGAGGCGTTCGCCGCCACGTTCGGGCTCGACCCGGCGCTGGGCCGCAACGGTCTGGGCATCGCGCGGATCGTCGAGCGGGTCCATCCGGACGACCAGGCGGGACTGGCCGCGGCCATCGACGCGGCGATCCGCAACGGCGGCGCCTACGCGCACCAGTACCGGGTGCGGCGCGCCGACGGCAGGTACTGCTGGATCGAGGCCAACGGACGCGTCCACCGTGCCGCGGACGGCACGCCGTCGGACTTCCCGGGCGTGCTGCTCGACGTCCAGGAGCGCCGCGCGCTGCAGGAGGAGCGCAAACGCAACGCGGCGGCGCTGCGCGCGCTCAACGAGACGCTGGAGCAGCGCGTGGTCGAACGCACCACCGAACTCATGCGGGCCGAGGAACAGCTGCGCCAGGCCCAGAAGATGGAGGCGGTCGGCCAGCTCACCGGCGGGCTGGCCCACGACTTCAACAACCTCCTGGCCGGCATCTCGGGCGCGCTGGAGCTGATGAAGCTGCGCACCCGCCAGGGCCGCTTCGACGACCTGGAGCGCTACGTCCAGGTGGCCCAGGGCGCGACCCGGCGCGCGGCCGGGCTCACGCACCGGCTGCTCGCGTTCTCGCGCCGCCAGACGCTCACGCCCAAGCCGACGGACGTGAACCGGCTAGTCGCCGGCATGGAGGAGCTGGTGCGGCGCGCCATCGGCCCGGCCATCGCGCTGGAGGTCGCCGGCCCGCCCGGGCTCTGGCCGGCCCTGATCGATCCGGGGCAGCTGGAGAACGCACTGCTCAACCTGTGCATCAACGCGCGCGACGCCATGCCCGACGGCGGGCGCATCGCCATCGAGACCGCCAACGAGTCGCTCGACGCCGTCACCGCCGGGGGCTGCGGACTGCCCGAGGGCCCCTACCTCGCGCTGCGCGTCACCGACACCGGCACCGGCATGCCGCCCGAGGTGGTGGCCCGGGTGTTCGAGCCCTTCTTCACCACCAAGCCGATCGGGCAGGGCACGGGGCTGGGGCTGTCGATGATCCACGGCTTCGCGCAGCAGTCCGGCGGCCAGGTGCGCATCGACTCGGAGGTCGGCCGGGGCACCACGGTGTGCCTGTACATGCCGCGCCACGACGGCGACATCGGCGGCGACGAAGCCGTGCCGGCGCCCGTCGACGCCGCGCGGGCCGGGCAGGGACAGACGGTCCTGATCGTGGACGACGAACCGGCCGTGCGCATGCTGGTGGTCGAGGTGCTGGAGGACCTGGGCTACGCGGCGCTGGAGGCGGAGGACAGTGCCTCGGGGCTGCGCCTGCTGCAGTCCGGCGCGCGCATCGACCTGCTGGTCACCGACGTCGGGCTGCCCGGGGGCATGAACGGACGCCAGATGGCCGACGCCGCGCGCGTGCGGCGCCCCGACCTGAAGGTGCTGTTCATCACCGGCTACGCCGAGAGCAGCGTCCTGGGCGGCGGCTGTCTGGAGGTGGGGATGCACGTGCTGACCAAGCCGTTTCCCATCGAGACGCTGGGCTCGACGATCCGGGCGCTGATCGACGCCGGGCCGGCGCCGGACGCGGAGCCCGCGTGA
- a CDS encoding ribonuclease activity regulator RraA: MTEPTPLSDQTRERLRHVSVATLCTQLFKRGFRNVYLQGVARLTTPSAGNLVGPAFTMRNIPAREDLDQISAFDNPDHPQRKGIESVPEGHVLVIDCRGETRVASGGQILTTRLKVRGAAGLVSDGPVRDSGPISQMDFPVYCAGGSAPLNLIHHHAIDLNVPVGCGGVAVYPGDVVVGDDEGVVVIPSHLAEEIARDAVEQEKMEAFVLERVEGGAKLAGTYPPNAETRAAFDVWRQAKGI, from the coding sequence ATGACCGAACCGACCCCCCTGTCCGACCAGACCCGTGAACGCCTGCGCCACGTGAGCGTGGCCACGCTGTGCACGCAGCTGTTCAAGCGCGGCTTCCGCAACGTGTACCTGCAGGGCGTCGCGCGGCTGACCACGCCCAGCGCCGGCAACCTGGTCGGGCCGGCCTTCACGATGCGCAACATCCCCGCGCGCGAGGACCTCGACCAGATCAGCGCCTTCGACAACCCCGACCACCCCCAGCGCAAGGGCATCGAGAGCGTGCCCGAAGGCCACGTGCTGGTGATCGACTGCCGTGGCGAGACGCGCGTGGCCTCCGGCGGACAGATCCTGACCACGCGGCTGAAGGTGCGCGGCGCCGCCGGCCTGGTCTCCGACGGCCCGGTGCGCGACAGCGGACCGATCTCGCAGATGGACTTCCCGGTCTACTGCGCCGGCGGCAGCGCACCGTTGAACCTCATCCACCACCACGCCATCGACCTGAACGTGCCGGTGGGCTGCGGCGGCGTCGCGGTGTATCCGGGTGACGTCGTCGTGGGCGACGACGAGGGCGTGGTCGTGATCCCCTCGCACCTGGCCGAGGAGATCGCGCGCGACGCCGTCGAGCAGGAGAAGATGGAAGCCTTCGTGCTGGAGCGCGTGGAGGGCGGCGCGAAACTCGCCGGCACCTACCCGCCCAATGCCGAGACGCGCGCCGCGTTCGACGTCTGGCGCCAGGCCAAGGGGATCTGA
- a CDS encoding pentapeptide MXKDX repeat protein, which produces MNKPSTTLLAACLAVASLSAMAADDPTMKKEPVSTDAMARDGMKKDDMGKDAMAKDAMAKSRMDKDAMAKEAPSGDAMKKGAAKQ; this is translated from the coding sequence ATGAACAAGCCCTCGACCACCCTGCTCGCCGCCTGCCTGGCCGTCGCCTCCCTCTCGGCCATGGCCGCCGACGACCCGACGATGAAGAAGGAACCGGTCTCCACGGACGCGATGGCCCGGGACGGGATGAAGAAAGACGACATGGGCAAGGACGCCATGGCGAAGGACGCGATGGCGAAAAGCCGGATGGACAAGGACGCCATGGCGAAGGAAGCGCCGTCGGGGGACGCCATGAAGAAGGGCGCGGCGAAGCAGTGA
- a CDS encoding DUF1109 domain-containing protein, translated as MKTNDLIDLLAADVVPVRRHVAARRLALGLALAVPLSVLMMHTMLGVNPALGHALGLPMFWVKFGSPVLMALAALPLVARLGRPGAATRAAWAAWGSPVVALWVLGLLALARAPAPEAATLVLGRTWAVCAENVALLSLPVFLVAIWTLRGLAPVRPARAGAGAGALAGACGAAVYALHCPEFTAPFVAVWYVLGMALPVAAGALLGRRLLRW; from the coding sequence GTGAAGACGAACGACCTCATCGACCTGCTGGCCGCCGACGTCGTGCCGGTCCGGCGCCATGTGGCGGCCCGACGACTGGCGCTCGGCCTGGCGTTGGCCGTGCCGCTGTCGGTGCTGATGATGCACACGATGCTGGGCGTGAACCCCGCGCTCGGCCACGCCCTCGGTCTGCCGATGTTCTGGGTGAAATTCGGCTCGCCGGTGCTGATGGCCCTCGCCGCACTGCCGCTGGTCGCCCGACTGGGGCGCCCGGGTGCGGCCACGCGTGCCGCGTGGGCCGCGTGGGGCTCGCCCGTGGTGGCGCTCTGGGTGCTCGGACTGCTGGCGCTCGCCCGGGCGCCGGCCCCGGAGGCCGCGACGCTCGTGCTGGGCCGCACCTGGGCCGTGTGCGCGGAGAACGTCGCCCTGCTGTCCCTGCCGGTCTTCCTGGTCGCGATCTGGACGCTGCGGGGTCTGGCGCCCGTGCGTCCCGCGCGGGCCGGCGCCGGCGCCGGTGCGCTGGCCGGCGCATGCGGCGCCGCCGTGTATGCCCTCCATTGCCCGGAATTCACCGCGCCCTTCGTCGCCGTCTGGTACGTGCTGGGAATGGCGTTGCCCGTGGCGGCGGGGGCGCTGCTGGGGAGGCGGCTGCTGCGCTGGTAG
- the araD gene encoding L-arabinonate dehydratase: protein MTPRKKPEELRSHRWYGVKDLRSFGHRSRTAQMGFSRDDYLGKPVIAILNTWSDMNSCHTHFKQRVEEVKRGVWQAGGFPVEIPAMSLGEAFQKPTTMLYRNLLAMEAEELIRSYPADGVVLMGGCDKTTPGLVMGALANNLPTIFVPAGPMLRGDYKGKFLGSGSDTWKYWAELRAGNITEDDWQDVEDGIARSPGTCMTMGTASTMMSATEALGLTLPGASSIPAPDSRHAMMATHSGKRIVEMVWEDLKPLDFLTAASFDNAVKTVLGLGGSTNAIVHLIAMARRAGVPLDLARFDELARETPVTANLRPGGKYLMEDFYYAGGLRAFLAGMGGLIDGGQMTCNGRTLGENIAGAEVYDADVIRPRAQALLESGGLAVLRGNLAPDGAVIKPAAMEQHLRRHTGPAVVFRNYDDLAARIDSPDLDITKDSVIVLQSAGPQGAPGMPEWGQLPIPQKLLKEGVRDMVRISDARMSGTSYGACVLHVTPESHVGGPLALVRDGDLVTLDVDARRIDMAVSDAEIARRRAQWQRPIPKFSRGYGVMFLKHVQQADTGCDFDFLAPDYVEPTPAEGPGAGVARTAPAGQGGRGEPDIH from the coding sequence ATGACCCCACGCAAGAAACCCGAAGAACTCCGCTCGCACCGCTGGTACGGCGTGAAGGACCTGCGCAGCTTCGGCCACCGCTCGCGCACGGCGCAGATGGGCTTCAGCCGCGACGACTACCTCGGCAAGCCGGTCATCGCCATCCTCAACACCTGGAGCGACATGAACTCCTGCCACACGCACTTCAAGCAGCGGGTGGAGGAGGTCAAGCGCGGCGTCTGGCAGGCCGGCGGCTTCCCGGTGGAGATCCCGGCGATGAGCCTGGGCGAGGCGTTCCAGAAGCCCACCACCATGCTGTATCGCAACCTGCTGGCCATGGAGGCCGAGGAGCTGATCCGCTCCTATCCGGCCGACGGCGTGGTGCTCATGGGCGGCTGCGACAAGACCACCCCCGGGCTGGTGATGGGCGCGCTGGCCAACAACCTGCCGACGATCTTCGTGCCGGCCGGGCCGATGCTGCGCGGCGACTACAAGGGCAAGTTCCTGGGCTCGGGCTCCGACACCTGGAAGTACTGGGCCGAACTGCGCGCGGGCAACATCACCGAGGACGACTGGCAGGACGTGGAGGACGGCATCGCGCGCTCGCCGGGCACCTGCATGACCATGGGCACGGCCAGCACCATGATGAGCGCGACCGAGGCGCTGGGCCTCACGCTGCCGGGCGCCTCGTCCATCCCCGCGCCCGATTCGCGCCACGCCATGATGGCCACGCACTCCGGCAAGCGCATCGTCGAGATGGTGTGGGAGGACCTCAAGCCGCTGGACTTCCTCACGGCCGCCTCCTTCGACAACGCCGTCAAGACCGTGCTCGGCCTGGGCGGCTCCACCAACGCCATCGTCCACCTGATCGCGATGGCGCGACGCGCCGGCGTGCCGCTGGACCTGGCGCGTTTCGACGAACTGGCGCGCGAGACGCCGGTCACGGCCAACCTGCGCCCCGGCGGCAAGTACCTGATGGAGGATTTCTACTACGCCGGCGGCCTGCGCGCCTTCCTCGCAGGCATGGGCGGGCTCATCGACGGCGGGCAGATGACCTGCAACGGCAGGACGCTGGGCGAGAACATCGCGGGCGCCGAGGTCTACGACGCGGACGTCATCCGCCCGCGCGCGCAGGCGCTGCTGGAGAGCGGTGGCCTGGCCGTGCTGCGCGGCAACCTCGCGCCCGACGGCGCCGTCATCAAGCCCGCCGCGATGGAGCAGCACCTGCGCCGCCACACCGGGCCGGCGGTGGTGTTCCGCAACTACGACGACCTCGCCGCGCGCATCGATTCGCCCGACCTCGACATCACGAAGGACAGCGTCATCGTGCTGCAGAGCGCGGGGCCGCAGGGCGCCCCGGGCATGCCCGAATGGGGCCAGCTGCCGATCCCGCAGAAGCTGCTGAAGGAGGGCGTGCGCGACATGGTGCGCATCAGCGACGCGCGCATGAGCGGCACGAGCTATGGCGCCTGCGTGCTGCACGTGACGCCCGAATCGCACGTCGGCGGCCCGCTGGCGCTGGTGCGCGATGGCGACCTGGTGACGCTGGACGTCGACGCGCGCCGCATCGACATGGCCGTGAGCGACGCCGAGATCGCGCGCCGCCGCGCGCAATGGCAGCGCCCCATCCCCAAGTTCAGCCGCGGCTACGGCGTGATGTTCCTGAAGCACGTGCAGCAGGCCGACACCGGCTGCGATTTCGATTTCCTGGCGCCGGACTACGTCGAGCCGACGCCGGCGGAGGGACCGGGCGCGGGCGTCGCGCGGACCGCGCCGGCCGGGCAGGGCGGCCGGGGCGAGCCCGACATCCACTGA
- a CDS encoding sigma-70 family RNA polymerase sigma factor encodes MSSTTSGRDEAHAHAERTLRALMLAGMSGDAQAHRCFLQRLGIHLRSFYRRRLSGWPDDVEDLVQDTLLAIHDKRHTYRPDQPVTAWIHAIARYKTIDLLRARRVREALHDPLDDEAHALFDTGAADATEARRDLDRLLATLPDRQRRPIEQVKLEGRSVAEVACATGMSESAVKIGIHRGLKTLAARVATTPRPPTKVSP; translated from the coding sequence ATGTCGAGCACAACCTCCGGCAGAGACGAGGCCCACGCCCATGCGGAGCGGACGCTGCGAGCGCTCATGCTCGCGGGCATGTCCGGCGACGCGCAGGCCCATCGCTGCTTCCTGCAGCGGCTCGGCATCCATCTGCGGTCGTTCTACCGCCGGCGCCTCTCCGGCTGGCCCGACGACGTGGAAGACCTCGTACAGGACACCCTGCTCGCGATCCACGACAAGCGTCACACCTACCGGCCCGACCAGCCGGTGACGGCGTGGATCCACGCCATCGCGCGCTACAAGACCATCGACCTGCTTCGCGCGCGCCGTGTGCGCGAAGCGCTGCACGATCCGCTGGACGACGAGGCGCACGCCCTGTTCGACACGGGCGCGGCCGATGCCACGGAGGCGCGACGGGACCTCGATCGCCTGCTCGCCACCCTGCCCGACCGCCAGCGCCGGCCCATCGAACAGGTGAAGCTCGAAGGCCGATCGGTCGCCGAAGTGGCCTGCGCGACCGGCATGTCGGAATCGGCCGTGAAGATCGGCATCCACCGGGGATTGAAGACCCTGGCCGCCCGCGTCGCCACCACCCCCCGACCCCCGACGAAAGTTTCCCCGTGA
- a CDS encoding LacI family DNA-binding transcriptional regulator, whose protein sequence is MSRPAAPGRAPRRGSGGVTLADVARLAGVSAITVSRALNTPDLVSPEAREKVRLAVERTGYVPNLLAGGLASNRSRLVAALVPTIAGPVFLETIQALTETLAAHGYQLMLGQSGYDRSREDALIDAIVGRRPDGIVLTGIMHSAQGRQRLLASGIPVVETWDLTPTPIDMLVGFSHEEAGAATARFLHRRGHRRPVIVTGDDRRADLRRAGFEQAWRRLAPDASASLPVHRVPAPTTLGAGRSALAELLDNGVSLDALACSSDVLAHGVITEAQARGLRVPADLGVVGFGDLAFARHAHPAISTVRIDGTAIGRQAARCIVERAEGREVVPKVMDLGFSVVERDSA, encoded by the coding sequence GTGAGCCGGCCCGCCGCCCCGGGCCGCGCGCCGCGCCGCGGCAGCGGCGGCGTCACCCTCGCCGACGTCGCCCGGCTCGCCGGCGTCTCCGCCATCACGGTCTCGCGCGCGCTCAACACGCCCGACCTCGTCTCGCCCGAGGCGCGCGAGAAGGTGCGCCTGGCGGTCGAACGCACCGGCTACGTCCCCAACCTGCTGGCGGGCGGACTGGCGTCCAACCGCAGCCGGCTGGTGGCGGCGCTGGTGCCCACCATCGCCGGGCCGGTGTTCCTGGAGACCATCCAGGCGCTGACCGAGACCCTGGCCGCGCACGGCTACCAGCTGATGCTGGGGCAGAGCGGCTACGACCGCTCGCGCGAGGACGCCCTGATCGACGCCATCGTCGGGCGCCGGCCCGACGGCATCGTGCTCACGGGGATCATGCATTCGGCCCAGGGGCGGCAGCGCCTGCTGGCCTCGGGCATCCCGGTGGTGGAGACCTGGGACCTGACGCCCACGCCGATCGACATGCTGGTGGGTTTCTCGCACGAGGAGGCCGGCGCCGCGACGGCGCGATTCCTGCACCGCCGGGGCCACCGCCGCCCGGTGATCGTCACCGGCGACGACCGCCGCGCCGACCTGCGGCGCGCCGGTTTCGAGCAGGCGTGGCGGCGGCTGGCGCCGGACGCGTCCGCGTCGCTGCCGGTCCACCGCGTGCCGGCGCCCACCACGCTGGGGGCGGGGCGCTCTGCGCTGGCCGAACTGCTGGACAACGGCGTGTCCCTGGACGCGCTGGCGTGCAGCTCCGACGTGCTCGCGCACGGCGTCATCACCGAGGCGCAGGCGCGCGGCCTGCGCGTGCCCGCCGACCTGGGCGTGGTCGGTTTCGGCGACCTGGCCTTCGCGCGCCACGCGCACCCGGCCATCTCCACCGTGCGCATCGACGGCACCGCCATCGGCCGGCAGGCCGCGCGCTGCATCGTCGAGCGCGCCGAGGGCCGCGAGGTGGTGCCCAAGGTGATGGACCTGGGCTTCTCGGTCGTCGAGCGCGACAGCGCCTGA
- a CDS encoding tripartite tricarboxylate transporter substrate binding protein: MRRRTLAAAASATACAALLAVAGLPAAIAQTAPAPAPAAYPTKQITIVVPASPGGAIDLAARLIGQKLSEAWGQPVVVDNRAGATGIIGTDLVAKSPPDGHMLVLVASSHAINPSMVKKLPFDTVKGFEPVALTHVVPLVLIVSPELPVKSVAELVAYGKANPGKLSFASSGNGGAPHFSGELFKSMTGLDLTHVPYKGSTLAHPDLISGRTSLMFDTVAAANVQIKAGRLRALAVTTARRSSVLPDVPTMQEAGIAGYETSTWGGLLAPAGTPAATVARLNAEVARILAMPDVRKTFQDNGIEPGGGSPRQFGDFIATEMVKWAKVAKDAGIQPE; this comes from the coding sequence ATGCGCCGCCGCACCCTCGCCGCCGCCGCTTCGGCCACCGCCTGCGCCGCGCTGCTGGCCGTCGCCGGCCTGCCGGCCGCCATCGCGCAGACCGCGCCGGCCCCCGCCCCCGCCGCCTACCCGACCAAGCAGATCACCATCGTCGTGCCGGCCTCGCCCGGCGGCGCCATCGACCTGGCAGCGCGGCTCATCGGCCAGAAGCTGTCCGAGGCCTGGGGCCAGCCGGTGGTGGTGGACAACCGCGCCGGCGCCACCGGCATCATCGGCACCGACCTGGTCGCCAAGAGCCCGCCGGACGGCCACATGCTGGTGCTGGTGGCCAGCAGCCACGCCATCAACCCGAGCATGGTGAAGAAGCTGCCGTTCGACACCGTCAAGGGCTTCGAGCCCGTGGCGCTGACGCACGTGGTGCCGCTGGTGCTGATCGTCTCGCCGGAACTGCCCGTGAAATCGGTGGCCGAACTGGTCGCCTACGGCAAGGCCAACCCCGGCAAGCTGTCCTTCGCGTCGAGCGGCAACGGCGGCGCGCCGCACTTCTCGGGCGAGCTGTTCAAGAGCATGACCGGGCTGGACCTCACGCACGTGCCCTACAAGGGCAGCACGCTCGCCCACCCCGACCTCATCAGCGGGCGCACCTCGCTGATGTTCGACACCGTGGCGGCGGCCAACGTGCAGATCAAGGCCGGCCGCCTGCGCGCGCTGGCCGTGACGACGGCCAGGCGCTCGTCGGTGCTGCCGGACGTGCCGACGATGCAGGAGGCCGGCATCGCCGGCTACGAGACCAGCACCTGGGGCGGCCTGCTCGCGCCGGCCGGCACCCCGGCGGCCACCGTCGCCCGGCTCAACGCCGAGGTCGCGAGGATCCTGGCCATGCCCGACGTGCGCAAGACGTTCCAGGACAATGGCATCGAACCCGGCGGCGGCAGCCCGAGGCAGTTCGGCGACTTCATCGCCACCGAGATGGTGAAGTGGGCGAAGGTCGCCAAGGACGCCGGCATCCAGCCGGAATGA
- a CDS encoding tripartite tricarboxylate transporter substrate binding protein, with amino-acid sequence MPDPSVASLGRRAVLRAGAALAALPAVPLAAFAQADAAAWPTRAITYVVPFTPGGSTDVIGRVIAQKLGEALGQPVVVDNRPGAAGAVGATYVAKARPDGYTLFGGTISTHAINASLYKNLPYDPVKDFEPISLVAFLPNVLIVDPNLGVDSVAGLIALLKKDPAKRTFASSGAGTSTHLAGEMLAEAIGVKLTHIPYKGTPPAMLDVSSGQVAFMFDQVTAALPLVQAGKLKLLAVTSAKRMALVPQLPTLQEAGVPGFDMASWQAVYAPKNLPAPIAQRLSTEIARILQSPDVKDKLANQFGMDVVAGSPAQLAALMQKEIPRWGELVRRSGATAD; translated from the coding sequence ATGCCCGACCCGAGCGTCGCCTCCCTCGGCCGCCGCGCCGTCCTGCGCGCCGGCGCCGCGCTCGCCGCGCTGCCGGCCGTGCCCCTCGCCGCGTTCGCGCAGGCCGACGCCGCCGCGTGGCCGACCCGCGCCATCACCTACGTCGTGCCGTTCACGCCCGGCGGTTCCACCGACGTCATCGGCCGCGTCATCGCGCAGAAGCTGGGCGAGGCGCTGGGCCAGCCGGTGGTGGTGGACAACCGGCCGGGCGCGGCCGGCGCCGTCGGCGCGACCTACGTCGCCAAGGCCAGGCCCGACGGCTACACGCTCTTCGGCGGCACCATCAGCACGCACGCCATCAACGCCAGCCTGTACAAGAACCTGCCCTACGACCCGGTGAAGGACTTCGAGCCGATCTCGCTGGTGGCCTTCCTGCCCAACGTGCTGATCGTCGACCCGAACCTGGGCGTCGACTCGGTGGCCGGGCTGATCGCGCTGCTGAAGAAGGACCCCGCCAAGCGCACCTTCGCCTCCTCGGGCGCCGGCACCTCCACGCACCTGGCCGGCGAGATGCTGGCCGAGGCCATCGGCGTGAAGCTCACGCACATCCCGTACAAGGGCACGCCGCCGGCCATGCTGGACGTGTCCTCGGGCCAGGTCGCGTTCATGTTCGACCAGGTGACCGCCGCGTTGCCGCTGGTGCAGGCCGGCAAGCTCAAGCTGCTGGCGGTGACGTCGGCCAAGCGCATGGCCCTGGTGCCGCAGCTGCCGACGCTGCAGGAGGCCGGCGTGCCGGGCTTCGACATGGCGTCGTGGCAGGCCGTCTACGCGCCGAAGAACCTTCCCGCGCCGATCGCGCAGCGCCTGTCCACCGAGATCGCGAGGATCCTGCAGTCGCCCGACGTGAAGGACAAGCTGGCCAACCAGTTCGGCATGGACGTCGTGGCGGGCTCGCCCGCCCAGCTCGCCGCGCTGATGCAGAAGGAGATCCCGCGCTGGGGCGAACTCGTCCGCCGCTCCGGCGCCACCGCCGACTGA